The Brassica oleracea var. oleracea cultivar TO1000 unplaced genomic scaffold, BOL UnpScaffold00851, whole genome shotgun sequence genome includes the window TTCAccggatccgaaaaaccaaaccaaaatcaaccaAGAAAGATAGTTGTGGTTTGGGTTTGGATCTATGGCAAagtacatatttgattttttcgcCGACTTGCGGTCTTTGTTCGATTCCTAGTCCTATCCGATACCAAGTTGGGTATTCAAagtatattagtttatataatattttgtatgtacACTATTATATAACTCTTTTTAGTCTTAGATATCAccggatccgaaaaaccaaaccaaaatcaaccaAGAAATATAGTTGTGGTTTGGGTTTAGATCTAGGGCAAagtacatatttgatttttccGTCGACTTGCGGTCTTTGTTCGATTCCTAGTCCTATCAGAGACCCAGTTGGGTATTCAAagtatattaaatgttttatgtatattaggtatatttgagtttttcatatatgtatttgGTATTTCGAATGTGTTTTCagtattatgaatattttttaagtttcggATCCAGATTTTCGATTATAGTTTCGggtaaaattcaaattattttggGTATGAAGAAATGTTTTTAGGTATCTTAGGTTCCTCATGTCATATTTATCGTAAACTTTGGGTTTTTTTaggaatttaaatatttttcaggtatttatttgtgttttcggatattttttgggtttcagtattttttaaatttttgggtaCTTCGAATATTTTTCGAGTCCTAAAAACCCCAAACTAATTTGGACCGTTACGTACCCAAAAATTATAGGTATTTTGTAGGTATTTGAATTATGGACCTTGATCCCAAAGAAATCGACCCGAATCTGaaccagaaaattttaaatacttaaacCGAAATGAACCGATCCGTACCCAAACAGAAGACCCGATGCCCATACCTACTCTCTCacattatattttgtgtgcaTTTTATAAGAGTTACATTTGTTGAACTTGTGAGACTTAAGATTTACTTGGTTGATTTTGGCTAATTTAGTAGTATAgatttgtaaaattttttaataatttttaatcatattaaataacaaattttattttaaactataaaaaaataattcaacgtaaaatatatagttttatttttttgcatatggTTTGTTAAAGTGtttgtattaaatttgattttgtaaatattttgaaCTATATAGATGTTTAGAAAAGAGtataataaagtataaaaactatattgtgTATATCATTTTCGTGTGATATGgtctaataaattaaattaaatttgttgtatAACTCTGTCATGTTCTAAAAGATATGgtgtaataaattattgttagaaAAATTTTAGCTTTGATATTGTTAGTCAAATATTATGGTAAGACCAAATATATTGCTAGTTAATGAAATGGTCTAACAATCAttcataagtagattttttaagactACTTAGTATAGATATGTAACTAACTGAGTTAAGAGTTCAGTGTTGTATCAACTCAGGAATGAGCTTGAGAAGAAAGGAGAGCTCTCTCTCAGAGAAGTTTGGCTTTGGCTTAGTATCATGAGCATCTCTATTGGATGGCTTCATCATCTCCCTCACAGCTTCTGTCATCTCTTCCACATGATCCACTATGACTCCTTCTATTCCCATCAAATGCTGCATATACACAGCCTCGGCTACGTTGTTGAGCTTCCCGTATGTCATCAGAGAGAGTTTGGACTCTTTTATCCTGTTGACCGCAGCTGGGTTCCTGAAAACACCCTTCACCTCCGAGACAATCCCTTGGAGGCCTCCCTCTACACATACTTTGATTGCTTCCTCCAGTGAGTTCCTTCTCACGTCGTAGTACATCTGTGTTCCTCCGTTTGTCAGGAAGAatacctgttttttttttccatcccAAGGCACATAAGTTGAGCGGAAAGTTTCTAAgctttttggatcaaacaaagATGAATGCTACTTACAGGGTAGTTGCTCTGCAGCTTCCTGGCGAGGAGGGCAGCATCAGGGTGAAAGCTGGAGAAGATGATGGGCCTGTCTTTTCCATAATCACACACCACCTGTCACATTCGTTTGCAAACCCAGTGAGTAGGCAATTGAAGCCAAACCTGCCTAATGACATTCACAGTCAAGTATTTGTACCTGCAAGATCGGGAGGAGAAGACGGGAGAGGTGGTCGGAGGAATAGACAAGGTTGTCGTCAAGCTTGAGCTCGATGTTGAAACCCAGCTTGGGCTCAACTTTCTCAAAAGCCTCCTGGAGAGTACAGAGAGAGTCGTCTTGTTGGACGCACCACTTGAGGATCTTTCCTTCCTTCGTCTTCCTCAGCAATGGCTTCCCGCTCTTCTCTGTTTCCCTCTGTTTCCCGTAGGACATGAACTCGGACGAGCTAACCTCCGTGACCCTCTTCTCGTAGACCACTCCCTGTTCCATTCATTATATTTCTTGTTATAATCTCAGGACATCAAGAATCCAAAGCTACTAATTACTAAAACGGCGTCTTACGTTATCTTCAGAGTAGATGAAGTCGTCGTGGAAAATGACTGGGCAGCCATCTCTGGTGACCTGCGTTAGATGAAAAagtatttattatctttttttttcattttccataacaaaaaaaaaagaagaaaagtcaaCGAATAAACCCCACGTGCTATGGCCGGCGGTCACgtggaggaaaaaaaaaaaagtagcgaGCCGACACCGAACGAAacatgagaaagaaagaaagaaacctgAACATCGAATTCGATAAAGTCGAGAGGGAGTTTAGAAGCGGCATTGAAGGAGAGGATGGAGTTTTCCTTGAAGGCAGAGAATCTTGGATCCGTAGACTGCAACATGTTCATGCCGTGACCTCTATGTCCCACAACCAGAAACTTTGGGATCTTGAAGGAGCTTAGACCACCAGGCGAGAAACGAGAAGCGCAGAGGGAGGGATTCTCGGGGAAGTTGTCGAGGCTAGGCACTTCTGTTACATGAATTGCTTTCAGAGacatttttatttaagtatagAGATCAAAAGAGGAGCTAGGGAGAAGATTTGTTGGATGGGTTCAGAGATGGACTTTGGGTGGGGgttaatatatagatatgatataaaagaaggaagatgaagatgggaTCTTGGAATATTCCTGAGGATCACCACGTCATCACTCGGTTCCGTTCCTAATAACAGTCAAATGATCCCTTTTGGATATTCGACTCTCTCTTTCCTGGTTCCTCGCAGTCGATAGATGTTGACACCTTTCCTTTCCTAGTTTCTAATCTTTCGGAATATTCCAACGCATATTATATTATCCTCCAAATCCAAACCCTCTACTAATTAAAAGGCTTTGGTAATAACTTTGATGTGGACGACGCAGCCCATAAGTTAGGGGCTCGTTACCCAGGATACCATTCGATGATACTACTGCAAGGTGCTGAAGCAGAGCCAACAAGATCATAGAGACCATCGGAGAAGCTTGTCCAAACAGGGCGTCACCCTTCTTGAATGTCTGATATGGTGATGTCATccaatataaaactatttttaaggCAGACCAAAGAAAGTCTCTATTCCCACAAGCCCAGGTTACGGTAAGAACCAAAGACAAGTGGGTCGGTCCACTAATGAATCCTAAATAACCTCAACAAATAGATTGCATCCCAAACAAGTGCAACTAATCTCACGATAAAGACCTACTGTCAATTAAGACAATAAGCATTTACTTCATCAGATTGAAACAAATGCATATGTActtaagcaaaagaaaaaacactgATGTAGCTCGTCTAATTATCCAGATATGTATATGATATTATGATTTTCCAAAAAAAGCAGCCTACCATGAAATCTTGATTAATTTTGACTAGAGCTGGCAATATTTTTGTTCCCTCTAAACTCTAAAGAATACCATGACCAACTTACAAGCACGGAAAactgatagagagagagagagagagagagagttggggAGCTTATATTCGGGAAAGATGGATCTCTTGAAGGAGCAACGATCTAGCTTTGTTAACGTTGGTGAACCAAAGGCAAATATGATCCTCAAGATCCTTGAGTTGATGGGTGAGGTTAAGGTGAGTCTTGCGAAGCTGTTTCAAAATCTCCTGAACTGAATAAACGTCCCTCCCCCTCTCCAATCCAAGCCGAATGAAAAGCTTGTCGTATTCAATCCCCGTGTGCAGGCGGGAGACAAGACGGTCAATGGTGTCGAGATCTTTGTTGAGCACAAAAGTACCCTT containing:
- the LOC106320208 gene encoding glycerophosphodiester phosphodiesterase GDPD1, chloroplastic, with amino-acid sequence MSLKAIHVTEVPSLDNFPENPSLCASRFSPGGLSSFKIPKFLVVGHRGHGMNMLQSTDPRFSAFKENSILSFNAASKLPLDFIEFDVQVTRDGCPVIFHDDFIYSEDNGVVYEKRVTEVSSSEFMSYGKQRETEKSGKPLLRKTKEGKILKWCVQQDDSLCTLQEAFEKVEPKLGFNIELKLDDNLVYSSDHLSRLLLPILQVVCDYGKDRPIIFSSFHPDAALLARKLQSNYPVFFLTNGGTQMYYDVRRNSLEEAIKVCVEGGLQGIVSEVKGVFRNPAAVNRIKESKLSLMTYGKLNNVAEAVYMQHLMGIEGVIVDHVEEMTEAVREMMKPSNRDAHDTKPKPNFSERELSFLLKLIPELIQH